From a region of the Streptomyces sp. NBC_00193 genome:
- a CDS encoding ArsC/Spx/MgsR family protein, which produces MEIWINPACSKCRSALTLLDAEGAEYTVRRYLEDVPSEAEIREVLGRLGLEPWDITRTSDPLAKETGVRDLPREETEEARGAWISHLAAHPKLIQRPIITAEDGTAVVARSEEAVREALSRTA; this is translated from the coding sequence ATGGAGATCTGGATCAATCCCGCCTGCTCGAAGTGCCGTAGCGCCCTGACCCTGCTGGACGCGGAGGGCGCCGAGTACACCGTCCGCCGCTACCTGGAGGACGTGCCCTCCGAGGCCGAGATCCGCGAGGTCCTGGGCCGGCTGGGCCTGGAGCCCTGGGACATCACCCGCACCTCGGACCCGCTGGCCAAGGAGACCGGCGTACGGGACCTGCCGCGCGAGGAGACCGAGGAGGCCCGCGGGGCCTGGATCAGCCACCTGGCGGCCCACCCGAAGCTGATCCAGCGCCCGATCATCACGGCCGAGGACGGCACGGCGGTGGTGGCCCGCTCCGAGGAGGCCGTCCGCGAAGCCCTCTCCCGCACGGCCTAA